In Streptomyces sp. P3, one DNA window encodes the following:
- a CDS encoding class E sortase, with translation MTALRPEREDSYGAASYESFGGDPYGDDPYTEQSYRPPADEETVALRIPPSAAFDRGPVPAPGASVRAPAPGTPAGGRAARRKAAKGRRGRHGGPSEASESYNGSDAPAQDERPLSRVEARRRERARKPSPAVVASRAVGEVFITTGVLMLLFVTYQLWWTNVRAHAQADREASSLQDDWASGKRAPGAFSPGQGFAILHIPKLDVVVPIAEGVSNKKVLDKGMVGHYGEGPLATAMPDAKTGNFGLAGHRNTHGEPFRYINRLQAGDPIVVETQNEYFVYKMTSTLPVTAPSNTSVLDPVPPGSGLTGPGRYITLTTCTPEFTSKYRLIVWGKMVEERPRSKGKPDALVE, from the coding sequence GTGACCGCGCTGCGGCCCGAGCGCGAGGACTCGTACGGCGCCGCGTCGTACGAGTCCTTCGGCGGTGATCCGTACGGCGACGACCCCTACACGGAGCAGTCGTACCGGCCGCCCGCCGACGAGGAGACGGTGGCGCTGCGGATTCCCCCGTCGGCCGCGTTCGACCGCGGGCCCGTACCCGCCCCTGGGGCCTCAGTCCGCGCCCCGGCCCCCGGAACCCCTGCGGGCGGTCGAGCGGCCCGCAGGAAGGCTGCCAAGGGGCGCCGTGGGCGTCACGGCGGTCCGAGTGAGGCGTCCGAGTCGTACAACGGCTCCGACGCGCCCGCGCAGGACGAGCGGCCCCTGTCACGCGTCGAGGCGCGCCGCCGGGAGCGGGCGCGCAAGCCGAGCCCGGCGGTGGTCGCCAGCCGCGCGGTCGGCGAGGTGTTCATCACCACGGGCGTGCTGATGCTGCTCTTCGTGACCTACCAGCTGTGGTGGACGAACGTGCGGGCCCACGCGCAGGCGGACCGGGAGGCGAGCAGCCTCCAGGACGACTGGGCCAGCGGCAAGCGCGCTCCCGGCGCGTTCTCGCCGGGGCAGGGCTTCGCCATCCTGCACATCCCCAAGCTGGACGTGGTGGTGCCGATCGCCGAGGGCGTCAGCAACAAGAAGGTCCTCGACAAGGGCATGGTCGGTCACTACGGCGAGGGTCCGCTGGCGACGGCGATGCCCGACGCGAAGACCGGGAACTTCGGGCTCGCGGGCCACCGCAACACGCACGGCGAGCCGTTCCGGTACATCAACAGGCTGCAGGCGGGCGACCCCATCGTCGTGGAGACGCAGAACGAGTACTTCGTCTACAAGATGACGTCGACGCTGCCGGTGACCGCGCCGAGCAACACGAGCGTCCTGGATCCGGTGCCGCCGGGCTCCGGACTCACCGGGCCGGGCCGGTACATCACCCTCACCACCTGTACGCCGGAGTTCACCAGCAAGTACCGCTTGATCGTCTGGGGCAAGATGGTCGAGGAACGGCCGCGCAGCAAGGGCAAGCCGGATGCGCTCGTCGAATAG
- a CDS encoding class E sortase: protein MNVAATTGDTEHEEHTRVDASGPAPRRRGGRVAQAVSVLGELLITVGLVLGLFVVYSLWWTNVVADRHADRQGDRVRDTWAQKDTGPGALDTKDGIGFLHVPAMRNGEVLVAKGTSAKILNEGVAGYYTDPSRATLPMTGEKGNFTLAAHRDGHGAKFHNIDKLEKGDPIVFETKDKWYVYKVYDILDETSKYNVQVLAQVPKESGKTKAGHYITLTTCTPVYTSRYRYVVWGELVRVEKVDADRTPPKELS from the coding sequence ATGAACGTGGCAGCGACCACCGGCGACACCGAGCACGAAGAGCACACGCGCGTGGACGCGTCCGGGCCGGCGCCGCGCCGCAGGGGCGGACGTGTCGCCCAGGCCGTCAGCGTCCTCGGGGAGCTCCTCATCACGGTCGGCCTGGTGCTCGGCCTGTTCGTCGTCTACTCCCTGTGGTGGACCAACGTCGTCGCCGACCGGCACGCGGACCGGCAGGGCGACAGGGTGCGCGACACCTGGGCGCAGAAGGACACCGGCCCGGGAGCGCTCGACACCAAGGACGGCATCGGCTTCCTGCACGTCCCCGCGATGCGGAACGGGGAGGTGCTGGTCGCCAAGGGCACCTCGGCGAAGATCCTCAACGAGGGCGTCGCCGGCTACTACACGGACCCGAGCAGGGCGACGCTGCCGATGACGGGTGAGAAGGGCAACTTCACCCTCGCCGCCCACCGGGACGGCCACGGCGCGAAGTTCCACAACATCGACAAGCTGGAGAAGGGCGACCCTATCGTCTTCGAGACGAAGGACAAGTGGTACGTCTACAAGGTGTACGACATCCTCGACGAGACCTCGAAGTACAACGTGCAGGTCCTCGCCCAGGTCCCGAAGGAGTCGGGGAAGACGAAGGCGGGCCACTACATCACCCTGACGACCTGCACCCCCGTGTACACGTCCCGGTACCGGTACGTGGTGTGGGGGGAGCTGGTACGGGTCGAGAAGGTCGACGCCGACCGCACCCCGCCGAAGGAACTGAGCTGA
- the pknB gene encoding Stk1 family PASTA domain-containing Ser/Thr kinase gives MEEPRRLGGRYELGHVLGRGGMAEVYLAHDTRLGRTVAVKTLRADLARDPSFQARFRREAQSAASLNHPAIVAVYDTGEDYIGEVSIPYIVMEYVDGSTLRELLHSGRKLLPERTLEMTIGILQALEYSHRAGIVHRDIKPANVMLTRNGQVKVMDFGIARAMGDSGMTMTQTSAVIGTAQYLSPEQAKGEQVDARSDLYSTGCLLYELLTVRPPFVGDSPVAVAYQHVREEPQPPSVFDPEITPEMDAIVLRALVKDPNYRYQSADEMRLDIEACLDGQPVAATAAMGSVGYGGYGDDQATTAMRSADAGATSMLPPMNPDDGGYGYDDRPDRRRQKKSNTSTILLVVAAVLVLVGAVLIGKWVVSDRAADKPFAVPNFVGQTLDRAKTMADNVELTVQSTEGPCENQPKGSICTQDPAFGKNVNKGDTVKLVVSTGAPKVVVPTVLGKTLDEAKKILESDQYQFNVETKEEVSTEEEGTVTGQDPKLGAQVEKGATITLTIAKAEEKSTVPDVSNKSCDEAKAQMQQNGLKGDCVDVDTQDQNQVGKVIQTVPSIGSKADKGSKVQIQIGKSTQPEQTQVPGNLQGMSLKDAKKALQDAGLNVGNIAGSQDDDAQVVNSDPAPGSTVNKGQTVNLFAFKNNNGGNNGGGGFFGGAGG, from the coding sequence ATGGAAGAGCCGCGTCGCCTCGGCGGCCGGTACGAGCTGGGCCACGTGCTCGGCCGTGGTGGCATGGCCGAGGTCTACCTCGCGCATGACACCCGCCTCGGCCGCACCGTGGCGGTGAAGACGCTGCGCGCGGACCTCGCGCGCGACCCTTCCTTCCAGGCCCGGTTCCGCCGGGAGGCCCAGTCTGCCGCCTCGCTCAACCACCCCGCGATCGTGGCGGTGTACGACACGGGCGAGGACTACATCGGCGAAGTGTCCATCCCGTACATCGTCATGGAGTACGTCGACGGGTCCACGCTCCGCGAGCTGCTCCACTCCGGCCGCAAGCTGCTGCCGGAGCGGACGCTGGAGATGACCATCGGCATCCTCCAGGCGCTGGAGTACTCGCACAGAGCCGGCATCGTCCACCGCGACATCAAGCCCGCGAACGTCATGCTGACGCGCAACGGCCAGGTCAAGGTCATGGACTTCGGCATCGCCCGCGCCATGGGCGACTCCGGCATGACGATGACGCAGACGTCGGCGGTCATCGGCACGGCGCAGTACCTCTCGCCGGAGCAGGCCAAGGGCGAGCAGGTCGACGCCCGCTCCGACCTGTATTCGACGGGCTGTCTGCTCTACGAGCTGCTGACGGTACGGCCGCCCTTCGTCGGGGACTCCCCGGTCGCGGTGGCCTACCAGCACGTCCGGGAGGAGCCGCAGCCGCCGAGCGTGTTCGACCCCGAGATCACCCCCGAGATGGACGCGATCGTCCTGCGGGCGCTGGTCAAGGACCCGAACTACCGCTATCAGTCCGCCGACGAGATGCGCCTGGACATCGAGGCCTGCCTCGACGGCCAGCCGGTCGCCGCCACGGCCGCGATGGGCTCGGTCGGCTACGGCGGGTACGGCGACGACCAGGCGACGACGGCGATGCGCTCGGCGGACGCCGGCGCCACGTCGATGCTGCCGCCCATGAACCCGGACGACGGTGGCTACGGCTACGACGACCGCCCCGACCGGCGCCGCCAGAAGAAGTCGAACACCTCGACGATCCTGCTGGTAGTCGCCGCGGTGCTGGTCCTGGTGGGCGCGGTCCTGATCGGCAAGTGGGTGGTCAGCGACCGCGCCGCGGACAAGCCGTTCGCCGTCCCGAACTTCGTCGGCCAGACCCTGGATCGCGCCAAGACGATGGCCGACAACGTCGAACTGACGGTGCAGAGCACCGAGGGCCCCTGCGAGAACCAGCCCAAGGGCAGCATCTGCACGCAGGACCCGGCATTCGGCAAGAACGTCAACAAGGGCGACACCGTGAAACTCGTCGTCTCCACAGGCGCGCCGAAGGTGGTCGTCCCCACCGTCCTCGGCAAGACCCTGGACGAGGCGAAGAAGATCCTGGAGAGCGACCAGTACCAGTTCAACGTCGAGACGAAGGAAGAGGTGTCCACCGAGGAGGAGGGCACCGTCACGGGCCAGGACCCCAAGCTCGGTGCGCAGGTGGAGAAGGGTGCCACCATCACCCTCACCATCGCCAAGGCCGAGGAGAAGTCCACCGTCCCCGACGTCTCCAACAAGAGCTGTGACGAGGCCAAGGCACAGATGCAGCAGAACGGCCTCAAGGGCGACTGCGTCGATGTCGACACCCAGGACCAGAACCAGGTCGGCAAGGTCATCCAGACCGTGCCGTCGATCGGTTCGAAGGCCGACAAGGGCTCCAAGGTCCAGATCCAGATCGGCAAGAGCACCCAGCCCGAGCAGACGCAGGTCCCGGGCAACCTCCAGGGCATGTCCCTGAAGGACGCCAAGAAGGCGCTGCAGGACGCCGGCCTGAACGTCGGCAACATCGCCGGTTCCCAGGACGACGACGCCCAGGTCGTCAACTCCGACCCGGCCCCCGGCAGCACGGTCAACAAGGGGCAGACGGTCAACCTGTTCGCCTTCAAGAACAACAACGGCGGCAACAACGGCGGCGGCGGCTTCTTCGGCGGAGCCGGCGGCTAG
- a CDS encoding penicillin-binding protein 2, with product MNKPVRRIALFCGLLVLALLLRDNYLQYVKAGSLADDDENRRVNIARYATPRGDIIVGGKAITGSVENKTGDFKFKRTWTNGAMWAPVTGFSSQAFGANQLEKLEDGILSGNDDRLFFRNTLDMITGKEKEGGSVVTTLNAAAQKAAYQGLGDKKGAVAAIEPSTGKILALVSTPSYDPSKFAGSSDKDAEEWKKVQKKNNPDDPMLNRALRETYPPGSTFKVVTAAAALENGEVASIDDKTDTPDPFKLPQSSNKLTNEHGECKNANLRYALMVSCNTVFAKMADNVGNEKMIEQAGKFGFNEAELDTPVRAAESIYPKDNAPQNALDGIGQGSNRATPLQMAMVASAVANDGKLMKPYMVDQIWAPNLDPLDTTEPQQLSQAVSAKTAQALQQMMETVVEDPQGTGGKAKIDGVKVGGKTGTAQHGLNNSEKPYAWFISYAKLSDGSAPVAVAVVVEDGAANRGDITGGGLAGPIARDVMKAVIGNKK from the coding sequence ATGAACAAGCCCGTGCGCCGGATCGCGCTCTTCTGCGGTCTCCTGGTCCTCGCCCTGCTCCTCCGCGACAACTACCTCCAGTACGTGAAGGCCGGCAGCCTGGCGGACGACGACGAGAACCGCCGCGTCAACATCGCCCGCTACGCCACTCCGCGCGGCGACATCATCGTCGGCGGCAAGGCCATCACAGGGTCGGTGGAGAACAAGACCGGCGACTTCAAGTTCAAGCGCACCTGGACCAACGGCGCGATGTGGGCGCCCGTCACCGGGTTCTCCTCGCAGGCCTTCGGCGCCAACCAGCTGGAGAAGCTGGAGGACGGCATCCTCAGCGGCAACGACGACCGGCTCTTCTTCCGCAACACCCTGGACATGATCACGGGCAAGGAGAAGGAGGGCGGCAGCGTCGTCACCACCCTCAACGCCGCCGCGCAGAAGGCCGCCTACCAGGGCCTGGGCGACAAGAAGGGCGCGGTCGCCGCGATCGAGCCGTCCACCGGCAAGATCCTCGCGCTGGTCTCCACTCCGTCGTACGACCCCTCGAAGTTCGCCGGGTCCTCCGACAAGGACGCCGAGGAGTGGAAGAAGGTCCAGAAGAAGAACAACCCCGACGACCCGATGCTCAACCGGGCGCTGCGTGAGACCTACCCGCCCGGTTCCACGTTCAAGGTGGTCACGGCCGCCGCGGCGCTGGAGAACGGCGAGGTCGCCAGCATCGACGACAAGACCGACACCCCGGACCCGTTCAAGCTGCCGCAGTCCTCGAACAAGCTCACCAACGAGCACGGCGAGTGCAAGAACGCGAACCTGCGGTACGCGCTCATGGTGTCCTGCAACACCGTCTTCGCGAAGATGGCCGACAACGTCGGCAACGAGAAGATGATCGAGCAGGCGGGCAAGTTCGGCTTCAACGAGGCCGAACTGGACACCCCGGTGCGCGCCGCCGAGTCGATCTACCCCAAGGACAACGCCCCGCAGAACGCGCTGGACGGCATCGGGCAGGGTTCCAACCGGGCCACGCCGCTGCAGATGGCCATGGTCGCCTCGGCGGTCGCCAACGACGGCAAGCTGATGAAGCCGTACATGGTCGACCAGATCTGGGCCCCGAACCTGGACCCCCTGGACACCACGGAGCCCCAGCAGCTGTCCCAGGCCGTCTCGGCGAAGACCGCGCAGGCCCTGCAGCAGATGATGGAGACCGTCGTCGAGGACCCGCAGGGCACCGGCGGCAAGGCCAAGATCGACGGCGTGAAGGTCGGCGGCAAGACCGGTACCGCCCAGCACGGCCTCAACAACAGCGAGAAGCCGTATGCCTGGTTCATCTCGTACGCCAAGCTGTCCGACGGCAGCGCGCCGGTCGCCGTCGCCGTCGTCGTCGAGGACGGCGCGGCCAACCGCGGCGACATCACCGGCGGCGGTCTCGCCGGCCCGATCGCAAGGGACGTGATGAAGGCAGTCATCGGCAACAAGAAGTGA
- a CDS encoding FtsW/RodA/SpoVE family cell cycle protein, giving the protein MSSTTNSPTHHTSTIGSIGTPSRRNTELALLVFAVLIPVFAYANVGLAINEQVPSGLLSYGLGLGLLAGVAHLAVRKFAPYADPLLLPLATLLNGIGLVVIWRLDQSKRLQQSKAYVEAAPRQLLYSAMGVALLVAVLIFLKDHRVLQRYTYISMAGALLLLILPLVPGLGANIYGAKIWISIPGLGTVQPGEFAKIALAVFFAGYLMVKRDALALASRRFMGLYLPRGRDLGPIVVIWMISILILVFETDLGTSLLFFGMFVIMLYVATERTSWIVFGLMMSAVGAVGVASFEPHIQTRVQAWLDPMGEYLLSRAGTKDGVIHSEQAMQALWAFGSGGTLGTGLGQGNSDLIGFAANSDFILATFGEELGLAGVMAILLLYGLIVERGVRTALAARDPFGKLLAVGLSGAFALQVFVVAGGVMGLIPLTGMTLPFVAYGGSSVIANWALVGILLRISDTARRPAPVPASTPDAEMTQVVRPS; this is encoded by the coding sequence ATGAGCAGTACTACCAACTCGCCGACGCACCACACGTCCACGATCGGCTCGATCGGCACGCCGAGCCGGCGCAACACCGAGCTCGCGCTGCTGGTGTTCGCCGTCCTCATCCCGGTGTTCGCCTATGCCAACGTGGGCCTGGCGATCAACGAGCAGGTGCCGTCCGGGCTGCTGAGCTACGGGCTCGGACTCGGTCTGCTGGCCGGCGTCGCGCACCTCGCCGTCCGCAAGTTCGCGCCGTACGCCGACCCGCTGCTGCTGCCGTTGGCGACGCTGCTGAACGGCATCGGTCTGGTCGTCATCTGGCGGCTCGACCAGTCGAAGCGGCTTCAGCAGAGCAAGGCCTATGTCGAGGCCGCGCCGCGCCAGCTGCTGTACTCCGCGATGGGCGTCGCCCTGCTGGTAGCCGTACTGATCTTCCTCAAGGACCACCGCGTCCTGCAGCGCTACACCTACATCTCCATGGCCGGCGCGCTGCTCCTGCTGATCCTTCCGCTCGTACCGGGCCTCGGCGCGAACATCTACGGTGCCAAGATCTGGATCAGCATCCCCGGACTGGGCACGGTCCAGCCCGGCGAGTTCGCGAAGATCGCTCTCGCGGTGTTCTTCGCCGGCTATCTCATGGTCAAGAGAGACGCCCTCGCCCTGGCCAGCCGACGCTTCATGGGCCTGTATCTGCCACGTGGCCGGGACCTCGGCCCGATCGTCGTCATCTGGATGATCTCGATCCTCATCCTGGTGTTCGAGACGGACCTCGGTACGTCGCTGCTGTTCTTCGGAATGTTCGTCATCATGCTGTACGTCGCCACCGAACGGACCAGCTGGATCGTCTTCGGCCTGATGATGTCGGCGGTCGGCGCCGTCGGTGTGGCGAGTTTCGAACCGCACATCCAGACGCGTGTGCAGGCCTGGCTGGACCCGATGGGGGAGTACCTGCTCAGCCGCGCCGGGACCAAGGACGGCGTCATCCACTCCGAGCAGGCGATGCAGGCCCTGTGGGCGTTCGGCTCCGGCGGCACCCTCGGCACGGGACTCGGCCAGGGCAACTCCGATCTCATCGGCTTCGCCGCCAACTCCGACTTCATCCTCGCCACCTTCGGCGAGGAACTCGGCCTGGCCGGCGTCATGGCCATCCTGCTGCTCTACGGTCTGATCGTGGAGCGCGGTGTGCGAACAGCCCTCGCCGCCCGCGATCCGTTCGGCAAACTGCTCGCCGTGGGCCTTTCCGGTGCCTTCGCCCTCCAGGTCTTCGTCGTGGCCGGCGGAGTCATGGGTCTCATTCCGCTGACCGGCATGACGCTGCCGTTCGTCGCGTACGGCGGTTCTTCCGTCATCGCCAACTGGGCGCTGGTCGGCATTCTGCTGCGCATCAGCGACACCGCACGCCGACCGGCCCCTGTTCCCGCCTCCACCCCCGACGCCGAGATGACCCAGGTGGTCCGCCCGTCATGA
- a CDS encoding Stp1/IreP family PP2C-type Ser/Thr phosphatase, translated as MSLSLRFAAGSHKGMIREGNEDSGYAGPRLLAIADGMGGAAAGEVASSEAISTIVALDDDVPGSDVLTSLGTAVQRANDQLRSLVEEDPQLEGMGTTLTALLWTGQRLGLVHVGDSRAYLLRDGVLTQITQDHTWVQRLVDEGRITEEEATTHPQRSLLMRALGSGEHVEPDLSIREVRAGDRYLICSDGLSGVVSHQTLEETLASYQGPQETVQELIQLALRGGGPDNITVIVADVLDLDTGDTLAGQLSDTPVVVGAVAENQLQLHDNGIMQTPAGRASGLGRRQQGHGGGGQFGPPGSGGDITGFIPTDGFGDYTDDDFVKPRKGRRWLKRSFYGVLALAVIGGGLYGGYRWTQTQYYVGTSGEHVALYRGISQDLAWVSLSKMEKDHPEIELKYLPQYQQKLVEATIAEGSLPNAQKKIDELAVQASACKKQAGATASKTSSKTGSSTGSKTAEGQGGTASGTTTVSLTSKASPSPSATASPSAPATPTPTPGPSLSEEEQKVVSRCGEQ; from the coding sequence ATGAGTCTGTCACTGCGTTTCGCCGCCGGATCGCACAAGGGCATGATCCGGGAGGGCAACGAGGACTCCGGTTACGCCGGTCCACGCCTGCTCGCCATCGCCGACGGCATGGGCGGCGCCGCCGCCGGTGAGGTCGCCTCCTCGGAGGCCATCTCCACGATCGTCGCCCTCGACGACGACGTGCCCGGCTCCGACGTCCTGACCTCGCTCGGCACGGCCGTCCAGCGGGCCAACGACCAGCTGCGCTCGCTGGTCGAGGAGGACCCGCAACTCGAGGGCATGGGCACCACCCTGACCGCCCTGCTGTGGACCGGGCAGCGTCTGGGTCTCGTCCACGTCGGCGACTCGCGCGCGTACCTGCTGCGGGACGGCGTACTGACGCAGATCACGCAGGACCACACCTGGGTGCAGCGCCTGGTCGACGAGGGCCGCATCACGGAGGAGGAGGCCACCACCCACCCCCAGCGGTCGCTGCTGATGCGGGCGCTGGGCAGCGGTGAGCACGTGGAGCCGGACCTGTCGATCCGCGAGGTGCGGGCCGGCGACCGCTATCTGATCTGCTCCGACGGCCTGTCCGGCGTGGTGTCCCACCAGACGCTCGAGGAAACCCTCGCCAGCTATCAGGGCCCACAGGAGACCGTGCAGGAGCTGATCCAGCTCGCGCTGCGCGGCGGCGGCCCCGACAACATCACCGTGATCGTCGCCGACGTGCTCGACCTGGACACCGGGGACACGCTCGCCGGGCAGCTGTCCGACACCCCGGTCGTGGTCGGCGCGGTCGCCGAGAACCAGCTCCAGCTGCACGACAACGGCATCATGCAGACCCCGGCAGGCCGCGCCTCGGGGCTCGGCCGCAGGCAGCAGGGCCACGGCGGGGGCGGCCAGTTCGGCCCGCCCGGCTCCGGCGGCGACATCACGGGCTTCATCCCCACCGACGGCTTCGGCGACTACACCGACGACGACTTCGTCAAGCCGCGCAAGGGCCGCCGGTGGCTGAAGAGATCCTTCTACGGGGTGCTCGCGCTCGCCGTCATCGGCGGCGGCCTGTACGGCGGCTACCGCTGGACGCAGACGCAGTACTACGTCGGCACCAGCGGCGAGCACGTCGCCCTGTACCGGGGAATCAGCCAGGATCTGGCGTGGGTGTCGTTGTCGAAGATGGAGAAGGACCACCCCGAGATCGAACTCAAGTACCTCCCGCAGTACCAGCAGAAGCTGGTCGAGGCGACGATCGCCGAGGGCAGTCTCCCGAACGCCCAGAAGAAGATCGACGAGCTGGCCGTGCAGGCTTCCGCGTGCAAGAAGCAGGCGGGCGCCACCGCTTCGAAGACCAGTTCCAAGACCGGTTCGTCGACCGGTTCCAAGACCGCCGAGGGCCAGGGGGGCACCGCCTCGGGAACCACCACCGTCTCCCTCACGTCCAAGGCATCGCCGAGCCCCTCGGCAACCGCGTCCCCGTCCGCACCCGCGACCCCCACTCCCACCCCCGGTCCGAGCCTTTCGGAGGAGGAGCAGAAGGTCGTCTCGCGGTGCGGTGAGCAGTAG
- a CDS encoding FHA domain-containing protein, whose product MSELTLTVMRLGFLAVLWLFVIVAVQVIRSDLFGTRVTQRGARREAGRAQQQAQRQQAPPQQRQQPAAAGRTRRNAPTKLVVSEGILTGTTVALQGQTITLGRAHDSTIVLDDDYASSRHARIYPDRDGQWIVEDLGSTNGTYLDRSRLTTPTPIPLGAPIRIGKTVIELRK is encoded by the coding sequence ATGTCAGAGCTGACCCTCACGGTCATGCGGCTGGGTTTCCTGGCCGTACTGTGGCTGTTCGTGATCGTGGCCGTGCAGGTCATCCGCAGCGACCTGTTCGGTACGCGTGTCACCCAGCGCGGTGCGCGCCGGGAGGCCGGGCGGGCGCAACAGCAGGCCCAGCGCCAGCAGGCGCCACCGCAGCAGCGCCAGCAGCCCGCCGCCGCGGGCCGCACGCGCCGCAACGCACCGACGAAGCTGGTCGTGTCCGAGGGCATCCTCACCGGCACGACCGTCGCGCTCCAGGGCCAGACCATCACGCTGGGCCGGGCGCACGACAGCACGATCGTGCTGGACGACGACTACGCCTCCAGCCGCCATGCCAGGATCTATCCGGACCGCGACGGCCAGTGGATCGTCGAGGACCTGGGCTCCACCAACGGCACGTACCTCGACCGATCTCGGCTGACGACTCCCACACCGATTCCGCTGGGCGCGCCGATCCGTATCGGCAAGACCGTCATCGAGCTTCGGAAGTAG
- a CDS encoding DUF3662 and FHA domain-containing protein, whose product MGVLKKFEQRLEGLVNGTFAKVFKSEVQPVEIAGALQRECDNNATIWNRDRTVVPNDFIVELSTPDYERLSPYSGQLGDELAGMVRDYAKQQRYTFMGPIKVNLEKADDLDTGLYRVRSRTLASSSSQAPEQPGAGGRQRSGGPGGAAYPGAGAAGAPPMPSAPPPGAPGARPGGYGYPPAAGAQRPGAAGGGLAGAPQPGSRTRHWIEINGARHQISRATLVLGRSTEADVRIDDPGVSRRHCEIRTGSPSTIQDLGSTNGIVVDGQHTTRATLRDGSRIVVGSTTIIYRQAEG is encoded by the coding sequence ATGGGAGTTCTGAAGAAGTTCGAGCAGCGTCTCGAGGGTCTGGTCAACGGCACCTTCGCCAAGGTCTTCAAGTCCGAGGTCCAGCCCGTCGAGATCGCCGGCGCGCTCCAGCGTGAGTGCGACAACAACGCCACGATCTGGAACCGCGACCGCACGGTCGTCCCCAACGACTTCATCGTGGAGCTGAGCACGCCGGACTACGAGCGGCTCAGCCCCTACTCCGGCCAGCTCGGCGACGAACTGGCCGGCATGGTGCGCGACTACGCCAAGCAGCAGCGCTACACCTTCATGGGACCGATCAAGGTCAACCTGGAGAAGGCGGACGACCTCGACACGGGTCTGTACCGGGTGCGCAGCCGTACACTCGCCTCCTCCAGCAGCCAGGCGCCGGAACAGCCGGGTGCCGGCGGCAGGCAGCGCTCCGGCGGACCGGGTGGCGCCGCCTATCCCGGCGCGGGCGCGGCAGGCGCTCCGCCGATGCCCTCCGCACCGCCGCCCGGCGCTCCCGGCGCCCGTCCCGGCGGCTACGGCTACCCGCCCGCCGCGGGCGCACAGCGTCCCGGCGCGGCAGGCGGCGGTCTGGCCGGGGCTCCGCAGCCCGGGTCACGCACCCGCCACTGGATCGAGATCAACGGCGCACGCCACCAGATCTCCCGCGCGACGCTCGTGCTGGGCCGCAGTACCGAGGCCGACGTGCGGATCGACGACCCCGGCGTCTCCCGCAGGCACTGCGAGATCCGGACCGGTTCGCCCTCGACGATCCAGGATCTCGGCTCCACCAACGGCATCGTGGTGGACGGGCAGCACACCACCCGCGCTACGCTCCGCGACGGCTCGCGGATCGTCGTGGGCAGCACCACCATCATTTACCGGCAAGCCGAAGGGTGA